The following proteins come from a genomic window of Pseudomonas sp. MAG733B:
- a CDS encoding ABC transporter substrate-binding protein gives MFDKNNKLRHSISLAAMLALSGLSASAWADAYEDAAKKWIGAEFKPSTLTADQQLEELKWFIKAAEPFRGMSIKVVSETIATHEYESKVLAKAFSEITGIKLTHDLLQEGDVVEKLQTQMQSDKNIYDGWVNDSDLIGTHFRYGKTESITDLMANEGKNFTSPTLDIKDFIGISFTTAPDGKIYQLPDQQFANLYWFRADWFERADLKAKFKEKYGYELGVPVNWSAYEDIAKFFTEDVKEIDGKRVYGHMDYGKKDPSLGWRFTDAWFSMAGGGDKGLPNGLPVDEWGIRVEDCHPVGSSVTRGGDTNGPAAVFATTKYVDWMKKYAPPEAAGMTFSESGPVPSQGNIAQQIFWYTAFTADMTKPGLAVMNADGTPKWRMAPSPRGPYWEEGMKLGYQDVGSWTFMKSTPEKQKLAAWLYAQFVTSKTVSLKKTIVGLTPIRESDINSQAMTDLAPKLGGLVEFYRSPARVQWTPTGTNVPDYPRLAQLWWSHIAEAASGEKTPQEALDGLAKDQDAIMSRLERSKAQATCAPKMNPERDAQYWFDQPGAPKPKLANEKPKGETVSYAELLKSWEAARK, from the coding sequence ATGTTCGACAAAAACAATAAGCTGCGACATAGCATTTCATTGGCAGCCATGCTGGCACTCAGCGGTTTGAGCGCTTCGGCCTGGGCCGATGCCTACGAAGATGCCGCGAAGAAATGGATCGGCGCTGAATTCAAGCCGTCCACCCTGACGGCCGATCAGCAACTCGAAGAGCTGAAGTGGTTCATCAAGGCGGCTGAGCCGTTTCGCGGGATGAGCATCAAGGTTGTATCGGAAACCATCGCCACCCACGAGTATGAATCCAAGGTGCTGGCCAAGGCGTTCAGCGAGATCACCGGGATCAAGCTGACCCACGACCTGCTGCAGGAAGGCGACGTGGTTGAAAAACTGCAGACCCAGATGCAGTCGGACAAGAACATCTATGACGGCTGGGTCAACGACTCGGACCTGATCGGTACGCACTTCCGCTACGGCAAGACCGAATCGATCACCGACTTGATGGCCAACGAAGGCAAGAACTTCACTTCGCCGACCCTCGACATCAAGGACTTCATCGGCATCTCGTTCACCACCGCACCGGACGGCAAGATCTATCAGCTGCCCGACCAGCAGTTCGCCAACCTGTACTGGTTCCGTGCCGACTGGTTCGAACGCGCGGACCTGAAAGCCAAGTTCAAGGAAAAGTACGGCTACGAGTTGGGCGTACCGGTGAACTGGTCGGCCTATGAAGACATCGCCAAGTTCTTCACCGAAGACGTCAAGGAAATCGACGGCAAGCGTGTTTACGGGCACATGGACTACGGCAAGAAAGACCCGTCCCTGGGCTGGCGCTTCACCGATGCCTGGTTCTCCATGGCTGGTGGCGGCGACAAGGGCTTGCCGAACGGCTTGCCGGTGGACGAGTGGGGTATCCGCGTCGAGGATTGCCATCCGGTGGGTTCCAGCGTGACCCGCGGCGGCGACACCAACGGCCCGGCGGCCGTGTTCGCCACCACCAAGTACGTGGACTGGATGAAGAAATACGCGCCACCGGAAGCGGCGGGCATGACCTTCTCCGAATCCGGACCGGTGCCGTCCCAAGGCAACATCGCCCAGCAGATCTTCTGGTACACCGCGTTCACCGCCGACATGACCAAACCCGGCCTGGCAGTGATGAACGCCGACGGCACGCCGAAATGGCGTATGGCGCCGTCGCCGCGTGGTCCGTACTGGGAAGAGGGGATGAAACTGGGCTATCAGGACGTGGGTTCGTGGACGTTCATGAAGTCGACGCCTGAGAAACAGAAACTGGCTGCCTGGCTGTATGCGCAGTTCGTAACCTCGAAAACCGTTTCGCTGAAGAAAACCATCGTTGGCCTGACGCCGATCCGCGAGTCGGACATCAACTCGCAAGCGATGACCGACCTGGCGCCAAAACTCGGTGGTCTGGTGGAGTTCTACCGCAGCCCGGCCCGCGTGCAATGGACCCCGACCGGGACCAACGTGCCGGATTATCCTCGCCTCGCGCAGTTGTGGTGGAGCCACATTGCTGAAGCCGCCAGCGGCGAGAAAACCCCGCAAGAGGCACTCGACGGTCTGGCCAAGGATCAGGACGCCATCATGTCCCGCCTGGAACGCTCCAAGGCCCAAGCCACCTGCGCCCCGAAAATGAACCCTGAGCGCGATGCGCAATACTGGTTCGACCAACCGGGTGCACCGAAGCCGAAACTGGCGAACGAGAAGCCTAAAGGCGAGACCGTAAGCTACGCCGAACTGCTGAAATCGTGGGAGGCGGCGCGTAAGTAA
- a CDS encoding DUF2160 domain-containing protein: MEWMSWTVPTAAFFGVIGLILIGMTTWELRSPSVLRRGFLPIATTRGDRLFIGLLGSAYLHLLVIGVTDWSIWVAFALSLVWLLAVMRWG; encoded by the coding sequence ATGGAATGGATGAGCTGGACCGTCCCGACGGCGGCATTCTTTGGTGTGATCGGCTTGATCCTGATCGGTATGACGACTTGGGAGTTGCGCTCGCCGAGTGTTCTCAGACGTGGTTTTTTGCCGATTGCCACCACCCGTGGCGATCGGTTGTTTATCGGTCTTCTCGGCAGCGCCTACCTGCATTTGCTGGTAATTGGCGTCACCGACTGGAGCATCTGGGTAGCGTTCGCGTTGTCCCTGGTGTGGCTGTTGGCTGTGATGCGTTGGGGCTAG
- a CDS encoding carbohydrate ABC transporter permease: MSKRKLIPLLIYILFLLVPIYWLLNMSFKSNTEILGGLTLFPQDFTFHNYKVIFTDPAWYTGYLNSLYYVSLNTVISLSVALPAAYAFSRYRFLGDKHLFFWLLTNRMAPPAVFLLPFFQLYSSIGLFDTHIAVALAHCLFNVPLAVWILEGFMSGVPKEIDETAYIDGYSFPKFFVKIFIPLIGSGIGVTAFFCFMFSWVELLLARTLTSVNAKPIAAVMTRTVSASGIDWGVLAAAGVLTILPGMLVIWFVRNHVAKGFALGRV; the protein is encoded by the coding sequence ATGAGCAAGAGAAAGCTGATTCCACTGCTGATCTACATCCTGTTCCTGCTGGTGCCGATCTACTGGCTGCTGAACATGTCCTTCAAGAGCAACACCGAAATCCTCGGCGGGCTGACGCTGTTTCCCCAGGATTTCACCTTCCACAACTACAAGGTGATCTTCACTGATCCGGCCTGGTACACCGGTTACCTCAACTCGCTGTACTACGTGAGCCTGAACACGGTGATTTCCCTCAGTGTGGCGTTGCCGGCGGCCTACGCGTTCTCGCGTTACCGCTTCCTCGGCGACAAGCACCTGTTCTTCTGGTTGCTGACCAACCGCATGGCGCCACCGGCCGTGTTCCTGCTGCCGTTCTTCCAGTTGTATTCGTCGATCGGCTTGTTCGACACGCACATTGCCGTGGCTCTGGCGCATTGCTTGTTCAACGTGCCGTTGGCGGTGTGGATTCTGGAAGGCTTCATGTCCGGCGTGCCCAAGGAAATCGACGAAACCGCCTATATCGACGGCTACAGTTTCCCCAAGTTCTTCGTGAAAATCTTCATCCCGCTGATCGGCTCCGGCATTGGTGTCACGGCGTTTTTCTGCTTCATGTTTTCCTGGGTCGAACTGCTGCTGGCGCGAACGCTGACCTCGGTGAACGCCAAACCCATTGCAGCGGTCATGACGCGCACGGTCTCGGCGTCCGGTATCGACTGGGGCGTGCTGGCGGCGGCGGGGGTGTTGACCATCCTGCCGGGCATGCTGGTGATCTGGTTTGTACGCAACCACGTGGCCAAGGGCTTTGCCCTGGGCCGGGTATGA
- a CDS encoding sugar ABC transporter permease — protein MNKVQNNKAWWLVLPVFLLVAFSAVIPMMTVVNYSVQDIFDQSSRYFVGADWYKQVLLDPRLHDSLLRQFIYSACVLLIEIPLGIAIALTMPTKGRWSSVVLIILAIPLLIPWNVVGTIWQIFGRADIGLLGSTLNAMGISYNYAANTMDAWVTVLVMDVWHWTSLVALLCFSGLRAIPDVYYQAARIDRASAWAVFRHIQLPKLKSVLLIAVMLRFMDSFMIYTEPFVLTGGGPGNATTFLSQTLTQMAIGQFDLGPAAAFSLVYFLIILLVSWLFYTAMTHSDANR, from the coding sequence ATGAACAAGGTGCAGAACAACAAGGCCTGGTGGCTGGTGTTGCCGGTGTTCCTGCTGGTGGCGTTCAGTGCGGTGATCCCGATGATGACCGTGGTCAACTATTCGGTGCAGGACATCTTCGACCAGTCCAGCCGTTACTTTGTTGGCGCCGATTGGTACAAGCAGGTGCTGCTCGATCCGCGTCTGCATGACTCGCTGTTGCGCCAGTTCATCTATTCGGCCTGCGTGCTGCTGATCGAAATTCCGCTGGGGATCGCGATCGCCCTGACCATGCCGACCAAGGGCCGCTGGTCGTCGGTAGTGTTGATCATCCTGGCGATTCCGTTGCTCATCCCGTGGAACGTGGTCGGCACTATCTGGCAGATCTTCGGCCGGGCCGACATTGGCCTGCTCGGTTCGACCCTCAATGCCATGGGCATCAGCTACAACTATGCGGCGAACACCATGGACGCCTGGGTCACCGTGCTGGTGATGGACGTCTGGCACTGGACCTCGCTGGTGGCGCTGTTGTGCTTCTCCGGGTTGCGGGCGATTCCGGACGTGTACTACCAGGCCGCGCGAATTGACCGGGCCTCGGCCTGGGCGGTGTTCCGGCACATCCAGTTGCCCAAGCTCAAGAGTGTGCTGTTGATCGCGGTGATGCTGCGCTTCATGGACAGTTTCATGATCTACACCGAGCCGTTCGTGCTCACCGGCGGCGGGCCGGGCAACGCCACGACCTTCCTCAGCCAGACCCTGACGCAGATGGCGATCGGGCAATTCGACCTGGGGCCGGCGGCCGCGTTCTCGCTGGTGTACTTCCTGATCATCCTGTTGGTGTCCTGGCTGTTCTACACCGCCATGACTCACTCTGACGCCAACCGCTGA
- a CDS encoding ABC transporter ATP-binding protein, with protein MAEIRLQNLAHSYTSTPSGPEDYAIREMDHIWEQGGAYALLGPSGCGKSTLLNIISGLLSPSQGHVLFDGKAVNNLTPEKRNIAQVFQFPVVYDTMTVFDNLAFPLRNQGMAEAKVHTKVQEIAEVLDLQNLLSKKARNLTADEKQKVSMGRGLVRDDVSAILFDEPLTVIDPHLKWKLRRKLKQIHEQFNITMVYVTHDQLEASTFADKIAVMYGGQIVQFGTPRELFERPSHTFVGYFIGSPGMNLIEVQPQPGGVGFASTHLPLSEAMQKRIAESEWKTLKVGIRPEFVHVWDEPFDDAMRAQVVHVEDLGTYKIMTLNLDGAPLKVRLAEDKPVPEGTAYISFPAQWLMVYADEFLLEAQANHEVQP; from the coding sequence ATGGCCGAAATCCGTTTGCAGAACCTCGCCCACAGCTACACCAGCACGCCGAGTGGTCCGGAGGATTACGCGATCCGCGAGATGGACCACATCTGGGAACAGGGCGGCGCCTACGCCTTGCTCGGCCCGTCGGGCTGCGGCAAGTCGACGTTGCTCAACATCATTTCCGGGTTGCTCAGCCCGTCCCAGGGCCATGTGCTGTTTGACGGCAAAGCGGTCAACAACCTGACCCCGGAGAAGCGCAACATCGCCCAGGTTTTCCAGTTTCCGGTGGTCTACGACACCATGACGGTGTTCGACAACCTGGCCTTCCCCTTGCGCAATCAGGGCATGGCCGAGGCGAAAGTTCACACCAAGGTGCAGGAAATCGCCGAAGTCCTCGACCTGCAGAACCTCCTCAGCAAAAAAGCCCGCAACCTCACTGCCGACGAAAAACAGAAAGTCTCCATGGGCCGTGGGCTGGTACGCGATGACGTGTCGGCGATCCTCTTCGACGAACCGCTGACGGTGATCGACCCGCACCTGAAGTGGAAGCTGCGGCGCAAGCTCAAGCAGATCCACGAGCAGTTCAACATCACCATGGTCTACGTCACCCACGATCAGCTGGAGGCCTCGACCTTCGCCGACAAGATCGCGGTGATGTACGGCGGGCAGATCGTGCAGTTCGGCACGCCACGGGAATTGTTCGAGCGCCCGAGTCATACCTTTGTCGGCTACTTCATCGGCAGTCCGGGGATGAACCTGATCGAGGTGCAGCCGCAACCGGGTGGTGTCGGTTTCGCTTCGACTCATTTGCCATTGTCCGAGGCCATGCAGAAACGCATCGCCGAGTCTGAATGGAAAACCCTGAAAGTCGGCATTCGCCCGGAGTTCGTGCATGTCTGGGACGAGCCGTTTGATGACGCGATGCGGGCACAGGTCGTACACGTCGAAGACCTCGGCACCTACAAGATCATGACCCTGAACCTCGATGGCGCACCGCTGAAAGTGCGCCTGGCCGAAGACAAACCGGTGCCCGAAGGCACGGCCTACATCAGTTTTCCGGCGCAGTGGCTGATGGTCTACGCCGACGAGTTCCTGCTGGAAGCCCAGGCCAACCATGAGGTGCAGCCATGA
- a CDS encoding ABC transporter ATP-binding protein: protein MSLTLEHVSRTVEGQTWIDDACLSFEPGSFNVLLGRTLSGKTSLMRLMAGLDKPDSGRILMNGVDVTQRPVRLRNVSMVYQQFINYPTMTVFENIASPLRQAGVSNELIQSKVLETAKMLRIEKFLKRYPLELSGGQQQRTAMARALVKDAELILFDEPLVNLDYKLREELRQEMRELFKARHTIAIYATTEPNEALALGGTTTILHEGRVIQSGKSSEVYHQPQTVLAAELFSEPPINLMPGRIAGNEVSFANFVHFPLNVDLRPVGEGEFRFGVRPSHISLVPSNDDDLELAVTVEVAEISGSETFLHVRNEHFLLVLHLPGVHEYDVDAPIRIYIPTHKLFVFDAQGRLVQAPGRRIARVA, encoded by the coding sequence ATGTCATTAACCCTGGAGCATGTCAGCCGCACCGTCGAGGGCCAGACCTGGATTGACGATGCGTGCCTCAGTTTCGAACCCGGATCCTTCAACGTTTTGCTCGGGCGCACGCTGTCCGGCAAAACCAGTCTCATGCGTCTGATGGCTGGGCTGGACAAGCCCGACAGCGGCCGCATCCTGATGAATGGCGTCGATGTCACGCAACGCCCGGTGCGCCTGCGCAACGTGTCGATGGTCTATCAGCAGTTCATCAATTACCCGACCATGACCGTCTTCGAGAACATCGCCTCGCCGCTGCGTCAGGCCGGTGTGTCCAATGAGCTGATCCAGAGCAAAGTGCTGGAAACCGCGAAGATGCTGCGCATCGAGAAATTCCTCAAGCGCTATCCCCTCGAACTTTCCGGTGGCCAGCAACAGCGCACGGCCATGGCCCGGGCGCTGGTCAAGGACGCCGAACTGATCCTGTTCGATGAGCCGCTGGTCAACCTCGACTACAAATTGCGCGAGGAGCTGCGTCAGGAAATGCGCGAGCTGTTCAAGGCGCGTCACACCATCGCGATCTACGCCACCACCGAACCCAACGAAGCCCTGGCTTTGGGCGGCACTACGACCATTCTTCACGAAGGCCGGGTGATCCAGAGCGGCAAGTCGTCCGAGGTCTATCACCAGCCGCAGACCGTGCTGGCGGCGGAGCTGTTTTCCGAGCCGCCGATCAACCTGATGCCCGGACGCATTGCCGGCAACGAAGTGAGTTTCGCCAATTTCGTGCACTTCCCGTTGAACGTCGATTTGCGCCCGGTAGGCGAGGGCGAATTCCGCTTCGGCGTGCGTCCCAGCCACATCTCGCTGGTGCCGAGCAACGACGATGACCTCGAATTGGCGGTGACCGTCGAAGTCGCGGAAATCAGCGGCTCGGAAACCTTCCTGCACGTGCGCAACGAACACTTCCTGTTGGTGCTGCACTTGCCCGGCGTGCACGAATACGACGTCGATGCGCCGATCCGCATCTACATCCCGACTCATAAACTGTTTGTGTTCGATGCGCAGGGGCGGCTGGTCCAGGCGCCGGGCCGGCGCATCGCGAGGGTTGCCTGA
- a CDS encoding sigma-54-dependent Fis family transcriptional regulator, translated as MAAPASPLSHDTIIQDSWSRCRAFGLDHQSAPAFDQLPADGIKQLLESQHSLVQTTHQEVLPYYENILSNSNCLIMLADNQGQVLTSWGTQRFIEPSLTRGFSAGASWMERCSGTNAIGTALACEQAVHIEHDEHFLKANRFMTGSAAPIFDAERKVIAVLDVSSDSYLPPSHTLGMVKMMSQTVENRLILNLFHGQHFQLTFNTGLNNLDSQWAGLLIFDESGQVLSANRRADNLLGIRLSRVSVESLFKVSLLELLNQPEGLPFSLQASGRNRFQCLLKRPKQVPIQPRIFTEPAVANPAPAAISLNTLHFGDSRVEKAVRQAERLLEKDIPLLIHGETGVGKEVFVKALHQASSRSKQAFIAVNCAAIPAELVESELFGYEKGAFTGANQKGSIGLIRKADKGTLFLDEIGDMPLPTQARLLRVLQERCVQPVGSSELFPVDIRIISATNRSLREQVQLGRFREDLYYRIGGLTLELPPLRERSDKEALFKRLWEQHREPSQWAGLSREVLELFSRHPWPGNLRQVSSVMQVALAMAEEQPVRPEHLPDDFFVDLEMEPVDTPEPLAVDLNDVEDLNRQLQAAGGNISYLARRLGVSRNTLYKRLRQSGD; from the coding sequence ATGGCCGCACCCGCCTCGCCGCTGTCCCACGACACCATCATCCAGGACTCCTGGTCCCGTTGCCGCGCGTTCGGCCTTGATCACCAGAGCGCCCCGGCATTCGATCAACTGCCGGCGGACGGCATCAAGCAATTGCTGGAAAGCCAGCATTCACTGGTGCAAACCACCCACCAGGAAGTGCTGCCGTACTACGAGAACATCCTCAGCAACTCCAATTGCCTGATCATGCTCGCCGACAATCAGGGCCAGGTGCTGACGTCCTGGGGCACCCAGCGTTTCATCGAGCCGAGCCTGACCCGTGGTTTCAGCGCCGGCGCCAGCTGGATGGAGCGTTGCAGCGGCACCAACGCCATCGGCACCGCACTGGCCTGTGAGCAGGCGGTGCACATCGAGCACGATGAACACTTTCTCAAGGCCAACCGTTTCATGACCGGTTCCGCCGCACCGATTTTCGATGCCGAGCGCAAGGTCATCGCGGTGCTCGATGTGTCCAGCGACAGCTACCTGCCGCCGTCCCACACCCTGGGCATGGTCAAGATGATGAGCCAGACCGTGGAGAACCGGCTGATCCTCAACCTGTTCCATGGCCAGCATTTCCAACTGACGTTCAACACCGGCCTGAACAACCTCGACAGCCAGTGGGCCGGGTTGCTGATTTTCGATGAGAGCGGCCAGGTGCTTTCGGCCAATCGCCGCGCCGACAATCTATTGGGCATTCGCCTGTCGCGAGTCAGTGTCGAAAGCCTGTTCAAAGTCTCGCTGCTGGAACTGCTGAATCAACCTGAAGGCCTGCCCTTCTCGCTGCAGGCTTCCGGGCGCAATCGCTTCCAGTGCCTGTTGAAACGGCCGAAACAGGTTCCGATTCAACCCAGAATCTTCACCGAACCTGCTGTGGCAAACCCGGCACCGGCGGCGATCAGCCTTAATACCCTGCATTTCGGTGACAGCCGCGTGGAAAAAGCCGTGCGCCAGGCCGAGCGCTTGCTGGAAAAAGACATTCCGTTGCTGATCCACGGCGAGACCGGCGTCGGCAAGGAAGTCTTCGTCAAAGCCTTGCATCAGGCCAGTTCTCGCAGCAAACAGGCATTCATTGCGGTGAACTGTGCAGCGATCCCCGCTGAACTGGTTGAGTCAGAACTGTTCGGCTACGAGAAAGGCGCGTTCACCGGCGCGAATCAGAAAGGCAGCATCGGCCTGATCCGCAAGGCTGACAAAGGCACACTGTTCCTCGACGAAATCGGCGACATGCCGCTGCCGACCCAGGCGCGTTTGCTGCGTGTGTTGCAGGAGCGTTGCGTGCAACCGGTGGGCAGCAGCGAGTTGTTCCCGGTGGACATTCGGATCATTTCCGCGACCAACCGTTCTTTGCGCGAGCAGGTGCAGTTGGGGCGCTTCCGCGAAGATTTGTACTACCGCATTGGCGGCCTGACCCTGGAACTGCCGCCGTTAAGAGAACGCAGCGACAAAGAGGCACTGTTCAAACGTTTGTGGGAACAGCATCGCGAACCGAGCCAATGGGCGGGGCTTAGCCGCGAGGTGCTGGAGCTGTTCAGCCGTCACCCGTGGCCGGGAAATCTGCGCCAGGTCAGCAGCGTGATGCAGGTGGCGCTGGCCATGGCCGAAGAACAACCGGTACGGCCGGAGCATTTGCCGGATGATTTTTTTGTCGATCTGGAGATGGAGCCTGTGGACACGCCCGAGCCGTTGGCCGTGGATCTGAATGATGTCGAGGATTTGAACCGGCAGTTGCAGGCGGCTGGGGGGAATATTTCGTATCTGGCGCGGCGGTTGGGGGTTAGTCGCAATACCCTTTACAAGCGGTTGCGTCAGTCAGGCGATTGA
- a CDS encoding MFS transporter, translating to MANPYRELLTTPGVMGLVIASSIARLPQAMIGIGIITMLVQQTGLYWLAGSVAGTFTLANALIGPQISKLVDQRGQSRVLPFVTAFSIGMLLTLILAVYMRAPAVLFFILAALAGTMPSMPAMIRARWTQLFRGKPQLHTAFSLDTVLTELAFIIGPPLAIALSISFFAEAGPLVAVLLLVIGVTAFLLQRQTEPKVVAGSRRNASSALLIPGVRTIVLALLAMGVIGGSIDVAVVAFANAQGWPTSASFILAAYALGSMIAGLTFGALRISLAIEKQFFIGILVTAVTAVLPIFSPDVYILAGMLFVAGMSFAPTMVIVMNLGTIIVPPSRITEGLTWMTTGISIGVALGGVLSGLIIDVYGARAGFGVAIVAGLVMVVVVLIGLRALGTASAIYAEPTF from the coding sequence ATGGCTAATCCTTATCGCGAACTTCTGACAACCCCCGGTGTCATGGGGTTAGTCATCGCGAGCTCCATCGCTCGTCTGCCACAGGCAATGATCGGCATCGGCATCATTACTATGTTGGTGCAGCAGACGGGCCTTTATTGGCTGGCTGGTTCTGTCGCAGGTACCTTTACATTGGCGAATGCGCTGATCGGCCCGCAAATATCGAAACTCGTCGATCAGCGAGGTCAGAGTCGGGTTTTGCCCTTTGTGACTGCCTTCAGCATTGGTATGTTGCTGACGCTGATACTTGCTGTCTACATGCGGGCCCCAGCGGTACTGTTTTTTATTCTTGCGGCACTGGCAGGCACAATGCCTAGCATGCCTGCCATGATAAGAGCGCGCTGGACACAGCTTTTCCGTGGCAAGCCGCAACTACACACGGCCTTCTCACTGGACACTGTTCTAACTGAACTCGCCTTTATTATCGGCCCACCACTCGCCATTGCTCTGAGCATCAGCTTCTTCGCCGAAGCCGGACCTCTTGTTGCCGTATTGCTCCTGGTAATCGGTGTGACTGCTTTTCTTCTGCAGCGGCAGACAGAACCGAAGGTCGTCGCGGGCAGCAGGAGGAACGCAAGTTCGGCCTTACTTATCCCCGGCGTTCGCACCATCGTTCTGGCACTTCTAGCGATGGGTGTTATTGGGGGATCAATCGATGTGGCTGTAGTTGCCTTCGCCAACGCACAAGGCTGGCCAACGTCCGCCAGCTTCATCTTGGCAGCCTATGCGCTCGGCTCAATGATCGCGGGCCTGACATTCGGAGCGTTAAGGATTTCCCTGGCGATTGAAAAGCAGTTTTTTATCGGGATATTGGTAACGGCAGTCACAGCTGTATTGCCCATTTTCTCACCGGACGTCTACATCCTTGCGGGAATGCTCTTTGTGGCAGGCATGTCGTTCGCGCCAACGATGGTCATCGTGATGAATCTGGGAACTATCATTGTTCCTCCGTCCAGGATCACCGAAGGACTAACGTGGATGACGACAGGCATCAGCATCGGCGTAGCGCTCGGTGGAGTACTTTCAGGCCTGATCATCGACGTCTATGGCGCGCGGGCAGGGTTCGGTGTAGCCATTGTTGCGGGGCTGGTAATGGTGGTGGTCGTGCTTATTGGTCTGCGCGCACTTGGTACCGCGTCAGCGATATATGCCGAGCCAACCTTCTAG